Within the Malus sylvestris chromosome 4, drMalSylv7.2, whole genome shotgun sequence genome, the region gGCTTGAAAATGTTGGTAAAACTACACCAGCAAAGACAACCACGGGCGCACAAAAAGGaggttttatttgtttgttagtCTTAGTCTGGagattattttaattaatcacGCTGCTTTAAATATTAAACTCCTTGAGGTGGGCTCCATATTGATCCTCAATGCAAAGCTGCCTTACCATCAGAAATTTAGAACGAATGTTGTATGCAAATTACTAGGTAATAAACAAATTAGGGTTCATTAAACAATGACATGTGAATCCATGTGAAGAGGGTCCTTCATGTTTCTGTATACAACTCGATCGTTAAGATATATCCTTTGAGTGTCAAGGAAACATCCTTTTAGCGACAATTTTATATAACTAGTTTGCTGTAAATATAAAACTTTTATTCATGTATAGCTCCTTTATATCTCTAGTACCACAATAGTTAACATGGATGGAGATGAATATTATGCGTGTGAAGCGTATAATTATGTATATTTAAGATGTGAAGCACATGTGTCCGTTAGCAAGGGCGGATCAATTTATGAATCCGAGTGGTCTCGGGACTACTCGAAAGTTCAAAAAAACACATGTGAGGATCTTCGAGGACCATCCAACGGTTGGGGTAGGTGGTGGAAGAGAGAAGACCACCATGGTTGTGCAGATGTTGAGCAACAAAGCTTTGAAACAAGAAGAAATATCTAAGTTCAGATGAAGAGGTACACAAAGAAGACCACCAAGGCTCTGTTGTTCTTGGACCTTGGTTCCGAGGAAAAAAGAAGACTTTCCATCTCCATTTTCCAAGTGACCAAACTCtccattttgttttcttttttaattgttGTCCAATTAGGTTGTGCCACTTaacattttaattaataaaggGATAGTCTATTActcaatcctttttttttttttgagttgacTAATAGCGTTAGTaagttagatgttagattagccaccgacGGGGTTCGAACCCACACCGTCATGCAAGGGCATGACACCTTTCTAGCACTGtggtaaagggccacttgcTTATTACTCAATCAATACTTACTTTTTACACCATATATTTGACACCGTTTCTCTTTTAAAATTCACTATAAATTCATACAATATCAAAAAAATATTTCGTAAAGTACCACAAACTTGTAATCATTTGAATTTTCATCTCATACCATCAAATTCACTAAAATACTAAAGCAAAAATTCTGATATTTTTGTATGTTATATGTTAAATAATAAACCAATCTAAAATAATAAACCCAAATTCTCAATACATGTATAGCTTTTTTATGTGTGAATAGGCACTTAATTATATGATATATCTTAAACCCGCCTAGTTTGCCTAGGCTCTTGTCTAGGTCCCATCTTGGCGCATAAGCGTTAAGTCGCAGCCCATTGCCAGACTAGTGCCTTGTGTACCTTGATTAGGATTGTCTGACGTTAGATTAATCCTGAATCCTTTGAAAAATATTTCGTAAAGTATCACGAACTCGTAATCACTTGAACTTTCATCTCATAccatcaaatttaatatacccAAATTCTCAACACAACTATAGTTTTTATGTGTATATAGGcacttatttatatgatatGTAATACATTTACTTAAATCTATCTAAGCTCTTGTCTAGGCCCCGTCTAAGCGCATAGGCGTTAGGCTCTAACCCACCGCCCTAGCGTACTTTGATTAGGACCGCCTAATGTTAAATTTACCAATATCCGTTAAGCTTCACACATGAATTAACCTAATAAATACTATAAAAGAAGTTGAGATTTTGAAATGTTACATGTCTACACATCCTTACATGATTTATATATTGATCGAGATGGCGCCCGAATTGTTTTGGacatttttattcaatttgttTGCAGTGATGACTTTCCCTTTGCTGATTTCGCCAAGGAATTTTCGGCACAAATATATACTGATGAATAGCTAGAGTGGTAAGCATGGAGAtatttcattttataaaaaacttAAGctaactaatgaaaataataaatctTATATAGATGCATGCATAGTAATCTGTTCATTTGCTGACCATTGTTCCATTGCGTACATTCATGGCTAATTagtagtttatatatatatatatatatatatatatatatatatatatatattaacctaAGCAGCTAAACTTCATACTTGGCTCTTCAGTTAATTAGATATATGTGCATGGAAAAGTTTTTCAAATTCTATAACATATATGTGGTTTATTAGGTGAACAAAAATTTTAGACAAGCACAGTAGCCAAAGTTGATCAACAATATTGGTCCTATGAATTAAACTAGCtaacaaattaaattaataagtTAGAGAAACAACATGTGTATTGGTTTCATGGAAAAGTGGCTTAAACCTTCACctaataattaaatatgaatacaGATGAACATCACTTGTAAGACGAAAGAAAACTGTGGATAaagtttccaattttttttgtatttttatgcttattatttgttaaaataaTTTCCAGTTTAataatacttcataatatttCCGGTTAATACATTATcaaaaagaaataatacaataaattaaacatatccttattaaaaaaaatagatccATTATATATATACCGATCCCACCACAAGATAAGTATACAATAGAATACAATAAAATGCGCAAATTTAATTGATGACCAAATTAATATACAGTATACTATAAGACTTGTTTCAAAAGATTAGTAGTTTAATTAGAAGAAATTCTCAAATTAGTAAAAAGAACCTCAGAAAGATGCAAAGGgcttatatttatgtatatatgtttGTACATTTAATTTAGTTTACTCTTCCAACAATCTATGATTCGTTTCTTTCATGTTTTAGTCATTAACTTACATATTTAAATGCTAATGTGTAAAACATCACCTAATTTAAAAGGGAAAAATTCTACAGTACTCGatgttttaataaaattgaaagcAAGTGCTTGTTTTACTATATATACTATTTATACTAAAAAGAAgaattagaagaagaagaacgatgATATTGATATCGATATCGATGATGCATAGACAAATGATAGCTAGCAAATCATAGCTATTGAAATATGTATACACAGAATATATAATCCACTGATCAACGCTTCTCATCTTCTATAATTCATTTCTACCAAGTACAAAGCACAACATAAATTAAGGAAGCTTAAGTACCTTAATGATTTCCAGTTCAATTCCTCCTCTCAAATTAAGTTAATATGAAAGAGTAGTAGTACTACTAGCAAGCACTCACTTCTCATTTTTATTCCTAACTAATTCACAAGTCcataaaccctaattttattaactaattaacttttaaaacgGAGGCCTACCACCACCTTGACCATGAGCCCAAGATGAATAAGCTGCCTGCTGATCATGGCTCAACTGTGTCTGCCCTCCATTCGAAAGCAAATTCGGTGGAAAATTATAAACCCCTGCCAACGCCGCCGGGTCTCCCATCCCACCACCGCCAATTCCTGGCGGCGACCCCGCACCTCCTGCCGCAGTCCCCGAACTAGTACCCCCTCCTGCTtgctcttcttcctcctccaacgGCAACCTCTCATACGTCGCATTTGTAAACGTCGCTGCGATCACCATCACGGGCCCTGAAGCCACAAGGGGTCCCACCACGCTTCCTCCAACAACCTGGCCCTGCCCGCCTGCCAAGTATATGGTCATTCCAGTCGACCCAGGCGGTGCAGGGCCAGGCAAAAACGCTCCAGTCAAGGACAAAATCTCGAACCTCCCGTGAAGCGCCATGACTGCGCCGGGCGCGGATGGCTGCCTGAGCGTGACGTTGGTGACGGTGCCGCTCCCACTCATGACGCAGACGCCGCGCTGCCTTCTCCTGGCGAACTGGGCTACGCTGTTAGCGATGTCGGCCCCGTTGGATATCTCCATGACGTGGCTGCGGAGAGCGTTAGGGCTGTCTCTAGTCACAAAGATTGGGGGTTTGGGCTTGTTTTTGGAGCCAGGCGGACGGCCTCTAGGTCGTCTCGTGGCGACTTCGATGGCTCCTTCCTTGGGGTCGTCGCTGTTGTTATCATCTTCATCACCCCCGGATCCTCCGAGGCTGCTCGTTCCTGTGTTGTTCATGGAGATTCCCAGATCTGGTTTGATGATGTTTTTCATGAGGGAGCTGCCGGCGGCTGCTACGGCTGAGGTTTCGTTCAGTACTCCTCCTCCCGGTAGACCTACATGTCCAGCCCACCACCGGTTCGCCATcgattcaaaaaatgaaaaataaaaacaaaaaaaggaggAGGGAAGGATGAAGATATTATagtaatatataaatttataaaataaaggaaaagacaCAAGTACAAGTAATATAATTAAGCTGGTTGATTATATAAGGAAAGTGTCTGTGTATAAACAGAAAACCTagatatgtatgtatgtatgtatgtatgtatgtatgagagagagagagagagagagagagagagagagagagagagagagagagagaacagctTGAAGAGGTAGGGTAAAGAAATGGGAAAGAAAATTGAGAGGGCCCTAGCTGgctaaggggtggtttgggagtgaggtgcttacaaaaaaagcatccatgaaaaaaagctgtgagggttttagatgtttggtaaactgaaaaaaaaaggcttattttggaagttgctgtgagaataagctgaaatcaaaggaaaaaactgaagctgttatttgtagctttggaaaactggcttttttccaaagcacacggagctacagtgctcctttaataaaaagacccactatcagactgctttttttttcaaaagcacttttacaaaaaagtttaccaaacactctgctgatttttttcacagccgcttattctcacagcacagccgcttattctcatagcagttttttttcaaagcatagcaataccaaaccagccctaagtaaGGTAACAAGAGAAGTGTAAGAGAAATCTGGTCAGGTGCGACCAAGATATAAACGATCAAATGGGGAAGAATTAAATTAACAGTTCGGGTTTTTTTTGGGGTTAAATTAACTTGGGTAGGGTTTGAGTGTGTCAAGGTCAAAGGCTGTCTAGGGAAGCTAGCTAGCTTAATTTGggttctttctttccttctttcttttagtttctctctctctctctctctctctctctctctctctgagaaaTTATAGATGTGATGCGAATTGGAAATAGATGAAATGAAAAGTTGAATGGGGGAAAGGTAGTGGTGCGTCGTGTCGGTCttgggaattagggttttgtttgggtGCGGTCGAGTGCGCGTGATGAGAAGGTGGGCTGCAAGTCCTCCTCTCCTCCGATCTCCTCTTGTAGCTAAGCGTCATTTGGTGACTTAATTATGTAAGAAACTTGACTAGAAGATCGATTTTCATGACAAGTACCATCATCAATAATGCATAATTACATATAAACCAACCTCTCTATGTATCTTAATTGTCACTTTCGCAAAAGGAAATAGTTTTCACACATTTTTGTTTCTCTTCATGAATATTTCTATTTAGAAAAATACTAAGGAGACTATTTTTGGATACCATTTGATGTGGTAAGTGATATGTATCAATTAATAAATTCATCTCATTAGATGTTGATTGTATGCATCACTTGTCACATGAAATGATACACCATTGTAGTATAAATATGTGGTTTGTCTAAACAAAGTGTGCAGATAGACAAAAAATGGTTTGTATAAATCATTTCTCGAAATTACGGACTCACTTGGAACTACTTATTTAAAGCACTTCCAATAAAAAGGCTTCTATTAGAAAAATactaaaatatttaataaaaagaagCGCTTCCTAAAAAGTGCACTTCTAACTTCTTATTCCAAATATAATCAAAGCACTTTTGATGATTTGAAAGCGTTTCTAGTTACTTCAAAAACACTTACAAATAAACCCTAAAtcgtttaaatattttattttcaagtatATATTCCCTCATTTGGATCATATATAATATCATGTATATGCTCATTCATAATTCCAAGATATAATTTGGGATTTTGTTTTTGCAAATAATTTTACTCCAAATTGATGAGTGAGCTACACTGATCTCTTATACATGAATATCATATGAATAAGAGGAACTACGCACGTACATACACTAAATTTGGGAATGCAGTACCACTGCTTTTAGCTTAACTTGTTCCTTTCCTATTCATTCTAATTAGCATTTCCTATTTTTTAGCATTTTCTTCTAATATTatatatgaaaaacataaaattatgtTTATATGCTGGTAAATTAACATATATAAAAGCCACTATCTAATTACATATTATATAAATTACTATATTTTAAATCTCCAGCACTACTCTATCTCTCTTGGTAGAGCTGAGTCCATCGAAAAAGGGATGAGGGAAGGGGAGGGGAGGagaagagagggggggggggggcgggtGTTCGAAACATTCAACTTTTACTCCGACAATCTTTTCATTATCATATATCTATAACGTTAAGTTTGTTAAGGTAAATCTTGGATATTCTCTCTtctaagagtaatgctaggaagaccaaCCATTTAGACTAAACTTTGTAAACTATATGACGTGGttattgatgattagattattatttaGTGTTtattaacgtacttattttttatatgatttacaaatttggtctaaaaaattGACCTACCTAACATTACTCCTCTCGTAAATTAAGAAACCTCGCTATATATCTTCATGTTTCAACCTATGACCGCTCCACATCTTTGCATGGATGTTCCTTTTATTATTCTTAAATTTTGAAACATACAATTCGTAATCTCTATTattacattccaattttcagctattttttttttaaatatttgggTTTAAAACTTTAGGATTGGGAACAAATAAATTTTCGAATCGGATAAGAACTTTCAATTAAACTTGCACTATGGCCCTTACCTATTGAAAATGAATTAAATTGGAATGGAGAGCTTTATTCTTTTTGAAAGAAGCCGCAGATTCTCATCAACAAAAGCCAAACGGCAAAGAAGAAGACTTCTCCTCTAGAAATACTAGAATCATATCTGATATAACTAGAGAAGGATCCCcaattcaatcacaattctcaACAACCTGAAGAGCAATCCTGGCAAGACGATGGCCACTCCATCAACTTGGCGGCGAACGTAGGAAGGTGCAACTCCAATGATCTATTCAAGTAAGGCCTTAGCATCTTCTACAATTGGACCAACCATTGTCGAATTGAGAGAACGCTCCAGCAGCACCAAAGTGATATGGAGATAATCATGAAGACAAATCTCTCTATATCATTGTCATATCAGCCTAAATTGTTAGAATGTTTGTCAGATGGTTAGGTGATTTGTTAGTTAGTTAATGAGTTAATTTGTGCTTAAGTGAACTTGTAAACTTACAAATGTAATTAGTCAATCATCTTGTTAGAAATACAGAACTTTGTTTTCTCTTTGAAGTTTCTCTCTAATTCTTCATCTTACTCAATTCTTCATTATCCTTTGATTGTTTCACAACGTTGTTAACAAATCATTCTTAAAGATTTGAAAACCCCTTCCCGCTGTCCAAGCTAACCCTGCACTAACCGCCATAGCTTCAGCCTGCAAAGGGGAGAAAACATTGGCCAACTTTCTAAACGAACGCAACAACAAAGATGCTCTCTGAGTCTCTGACCACTATTCCTACACCCAAAActttaagaccatctccaaccaaagggtCCAGAGgaccagagggccgaaaatagccttAAAACCGTCTTCAACCAAGGGCCAGGCCAAAGGGCTTGTGGGCCTCACTGAACAAAAaatggccaaagggccaacTGGGCGGCCCTAATGAGCCAGCCAGTCTGCCCCGGGCggggctaaaaaatttgaatctcAACGGCTAGccgttatttatttatttatcattattattattattttacagtaattttttgggccaaaaatttaaaaagaatgtTTAATTAAGGTCCAAAAAGGTGATTGGTTCTATGTAGGGGTGTTGTGGGTGCCACACATGCAAGCTTTTGCTTGCTCAATTCTCTCCTGATGTGGGACAAATATAATGGGTGCCCCAACTATAAGCTTCCTATTAGAGATGGTAAATATGCATTTATACATGTAACTATCTCAAACTAAGTTACTAGTAATTGGacacttaaattaaaaaattaatttaacatacaaTTGTTAACCGCTGCAAGTATACATGAAAGCGACGCCAATTACTATGATgaagtgtcacatcccgacccgggcccccaccacatcccgagctcgactccgtcgtagcacgatattgtccactttgggccccgaccacgccctcacggttttctttctgggaactcacacgagaacttcctaatgggtcacctatcatgggattgctctcgtgtgaactcgcttaactttgaagttctgatggaatctgaagccagtgagctcccaaaaggccttatgctagatagagatgagaatatacatataaggcttacatgatccatttccctagacgatgtgggatgttacatgaagtaagtgttttcacaatttattttaaatatttaattatatttcatttaatttaagttgttgtattttttaaatttaaataataaattatgtttggccctatgacccttggttggagatggtaagaaatatggtcaTGCACTGTTcatcaaaatattaatttcttggaagaCTAGATGGCTAAAACAAACTCTCTGaccagccttcggttggagatggattCATTCCAGGCTCCATCAATGGACGACTGCTTCGAGGACGGGACCATTTGGGATGAATACTTGAGTTAACTACACTTGATTGAGTTAACTTTTGCATATATCACAATTATATTCCATTACATTCTAGTAAACTTAATATGAACATGGGGGGTGAAAACCCAAAAATAGAAAAGTCATTAGTactaggttttttattttacccATTCAATTGTAATGAACGATTTTCGTCGTAGAAATGTTATAATAATCAGACTTATTCATATTATTAATCATTAAAATTTACtctgaaaaaaaatcaattaaattaaaaattgttttcCAAATCGACAATTTGGATATTATTGTTTAAAGAATATAAAAGGTTTACTCAGATGGATttggttgggtttttttttacgggaactttaatgaaaaactcccggtactgtttattttaacgaaaaaccacatttttacactagaaagtcaatcatgatactattcactttacaatttattttatccttattgttaaaactcaaagttttcaaattcttttcattagttttcaattttttttatagatcaAATAATACCGGCCCAAGATGTTTCTCATTTATAATGGGCTTGGATCAAAGCCCACGATTTCtgagtttgatttttattaaaaaacagATTAGATCCAATCGGGTTGGATCTTCGTTCAGCTTAAGCCCTGTTTGTACAAGCTCCGAAACAGTTCGTGAGAGAGGGGCATGGCTAACGACCTGTTTGAAGGCCTCCCTCGGCCGTCTGCAaaccttcctcctccttcttcttctgaacTTCAACTCCGGCAACCGCCGCCTGAACcacaaaaaccaccaaaacctcGAAAGACCGCTTCTTTTAGCTgcgattcttcttcttcttcttcttcccctgctcctgctcctcctcctcctcttcctcctgcAGCTGCCCCAAAACCAATTATCAAACCCGCCCTCAAGCGGCCGAAGCCCGCCGAATCGATCCCCGAAGgtaatttctttgtttttttttttaatatatggcTTCAAAACCCGTTACTTTACCTTTAAAGTCTTTGATTATATTTCCAACGGCTGCAAATAGTGCCTGATTAGGGCTTtagttttactttctttttcgcTGTCGAAAACCCATGGAAGGAAAATTGAACTCATTTATCTATCTGGGTTGCATTTGTTTTAGTTATTGTAATTTGCATCACTAAATAATGTACAGAGGTTATGCTCTttgaaaatattagttttttgaTATAATTTTGGGAATGTAGCTTCTCGTAAAGGAAATGCGGTTTCTTAGTGTTCGAAATCTATCTAGAAATCGGAGTGTTGACAGTTTCGTAGTGCTCGAATTCTAGCTGGAAATCGGAGTGTTGACGATTTAATaaagtttgatttttgtttatttcttcattGATGCAACTTCTGTGAAACACCAATCTTTTGAAATAATTTTGGAAATGCGGTTTCTTAGTGTTCAAAATCTATCTAGAAATCCCGCGTCGACAGTTTCGTAGTGTTCGAATTCTAGCTGGAAATTGGAGTGTTGACGCTTTAATAAAGTGTGATTCTTGTTTATTTCTTCATTGATGCAACTTCTGTGAAATACCAATGTTTTGAAATGAGCTAATATGTTGGAAATGGTTTTTAGAAACTGTGCCAGAAAAGAAAAGGTTGATGTTTAAAACCATGACGGATGCCTCAGAGCAACAAGTGATAGAGGCTGTGCAGAAGATAGCTTCTCATATAAAGACTCCTGCGAAATTTAGTAAGGCATCAAAGCTTGCCATCCAGCTGATTCAGGCGTGAAGTGTCAAGGCTGAGACTAGTGATTACCTTTTTTCGATACTGGAAGCCGCAATGGCATCTCCTACTGCTTGTACTGATCCTTCCATGCGAGCTGATTACCATGCACTGTTTTCAGCAGCACAAGATGCCTCTGAGGTAAGACCGTAATCTATAAGTCTACATGTGGTACATGATAATGTTAATACTGGTTATATACTCAACTTAATAGcttaaattttgtattttagCGTCTCAGTAAAAAGCAGAAGAATCAGTTAACTACGTGGACAATCAGGGCAGTGATGGCAAATGAGTTATTCACCAACGACAGCTTCCTGGTAAGGACTTCTCCTATGCCATAGTTTGTGATCATAGTTTTTGAATCATATAACAAACCATATATTTCATGTAACATCCAAGGAATGAATTTCGGCTTGGAActactaattgtttttatgattCACCATGCCTGACTTGCCTTTTTTTCTGTCCttcattttcttcctctttttcttgtCAGCATTTGTTATGTGAACGTTTACAAAGTTTTCAAAAGCAGCTGGACGATTAAAGGAAGCCATATCTAATCTGCCTGTTGCAACTGAGGATGATGACAGAGAGGAAGCGGCTGTGCTGGAAGATGATACAAATTTAGCAAATGAAGATGGTCCGACAAAGCAGGACGTGACTTCAGCTGCACCAGCGGAAAATAATGATGAGGAGTCTGATCCGTTTGGGCTTGATGCATTTTTAACTCCTGCCTCTACGAAGAAAGATGataaaacaaagggaaaaacAGATAACATGATCACAAGGGAGGAGGAAGAGACCAAGAGATTCCTCAGGTCAAAAAGAGAAGCCTTGGTTCTTTGTTTAGAGATAGCTGCTCGGTGTTATAAAACCCCATGGTAGGTACTGGAAAACTTCAAATTATTCGATGTGCTTTTCTTAGTATCCAACCTACTATCACCTGAATAGCTAGAATTTCTTATGTTATATTGTGCTTTTACTTTGCAGGTGCCAAACCGTCATAGACATATTAGCCAAGCACGCTTTTGATGACATAGCAAGGTTCACATCGAAACAAAGGAGTGCCATTGAGAAACTTTGGGCTTCCATACGGGAACAGCATAATCATAGAAAACAAGGGAAATCGGTCACTGGGAAACTCGATGTCAATGCTTTCGAGTGGCTGCAGCAGAAGTATGCTACTGAGAAGATTAGCATTCGGCATTCAGTTGGAAATAGTGGGGATCGTAAAACTGAAATGTGGCTTGGATGACAACATACTATCGGTATGGATGTTGATCATTCTTTAGAAGGAAAAAATGCGTAAAATTTGTAGTTGTTGATCTAGACTACTGTAATTGTTGATATGAATGAATTAATTACGTTTAGAATTAATGTTAAATAGTTATCATTTGCTACAAATAacatcgtttgttcaaaaaaaaaaaaaaaaaaaaaaactcatgaaATAGTACCACCTTGTGGCCGTATGACACACGCACAATGACATTTCTCAAGCTGAGTAGCTGTTGTGTTGTCTGAAACTATGGTCAAATCTCGTGTTACCCCatcggaaagggatcctctccgatCCATTTTGTGGAGATCTCTAGTTGTTTATCGTGTAttatgcggtcagttttcgttagatattatttgtgtttaattttaaataaaaaaatcaaatgatttctgatacaTGATG harbors:
- the LOC126619715 gene encoding AT-hook motif nuclear-localized protein 20-like: MANRWWAGHVGLPGGGVLNETSAVAAAGSSLMKNIIKPDLGISMNNTGTSSLGGSGGDEDDNNSDDPKEGAIEVATRRPRGRPPGSKNKPKPPIFVTRDSPNALRSHVMEISNGADIANSVAQFARRRQRGVCVMSGSGTVTNVTLRQPSAPGAVMALHGRFEILSLTGAFLPGPAPPGSTGMTIYLAGGQGQVVGGSVVGPLVASGPVMVIAATFTNATYERLPLEEEEEQAGGGTSSGTAAGGAGSPPGIGGGGMGDPAALAGVYNFPPNLLSNGGQTQLSHDQQAAYSSWAHGQGGGRPPF